In the uncultured Methanobacterium sp. genome, one interval contains:
- a CDS encoding LysR family transcriptional regulator, with the protein MKSQPSINLKINGETFSYRLFDALREITNTWSQREAAKRLGISHAVLNRRIRDAEGKLGFKLVETTGAGSGLSPQGMMILEKYQSYLRRLENRDVPVIGGGPIATGLMDALARQYGLKVVIYTTDDLNALKMAEMDMLDILVLDDPVHAFMHDLDFLPIARDDLVLVSGSDENLDTVDQLRGREFVEVIHSAQRLAWNTLDQLRVDYEIVDICSSPENALKMVKTRADLLTFQNRSFMSPLLDSFTVSDIMAEDTSHIISMVIPDKDEPDKKDDLEDFSNFIQGKGQDIIREWGFRRID; encoded by the coding sequence ATGAAGTCTCAACCAAGCATTAACCTGAAAATTAATGGTGAAACATTCAGCTACCGACTTTTTGATGCTTTACGTGAGATCACCAATACCTGGTCCCAGAGGGAAGCTGCCAAAAGATTGGGGATATCACATGCAGTTTTAAATCGACGAATTCGTGACGCTGAAGGAAAACTGGGTTTTAAATTAGTGGAGACTACTGGAGCAGGTTCCGGGCTCAGCCCCCAGGGAATGATGATCCTGGAAAAATACCAAAGCTATCTGAGAAGGTTAGAGAATAGGGATGTGCCGGTTATAGGCGGGGGCCCCATTGCCACCGGTTTGATGGACGCGTTAGCACGTCAATACGGCCTGAAAGTGGTGATTTATACTACCGATGATTTGAATGCCCTTAAGATGGCTGAGATGGACATGCTGGATATTCTGGTTTTGGACGACCCAGTGCATGCTTTTATGCATGATCTGGACTTTTTACCCATAGCCCGAGATGATCTGGTACTGGTATCTGGATCTGATGAAAACCTTGATACTGTTGACCAGCTCAGGGGAAGAGAATTTGTGGAAGTTATTCATTCTGCCCAGAGACTGGCCTGGAACACCCTGGATCAGTTACGGGTTGATTATGAAATCGTTGATATATGCAGTTCCCCTGAAAATGCCCTTAAGATGGTTAAAACACGTGCAGATCTTTTAACATTTCAAAACAGGAGTTTCATGTCACCGCTGCTTGATTCTTTTACTGTGTCGGATATCATGGCAGAGGATACCAGCCACATAATCAGCATGGTTATCCCTGATAAAGATGAACCTGATAAAAAAGATGACCTGGAAGATTTTTCAAATTTCATCCAGGGAAAGGGTCAGGACATAATCAGAGAATGGGGTTTTAGGAGAATTGATTAA
- a CDS encoding carbohydrate kinase family protein, with translation MRKQRDLLAIGHTALDYIIQVNEFPLPNSATTINNMRTFHGGAAANVAVVASSLGLESSLVSAVGGDFPGSDYQNHLEKLQININDMIIVEEDKTPTAFVLTDTNDDQIFYFYWGAASRFKESSVPEEAIMNVQAVHLATGDPTFNCRCGEFARESDKIISFDPGQDLHMYSPQDLLDVLKICDILFGNHHEIGRILESINMNIDQLRDYGPSIVVETRGRNGSVIYSDEKIQIDAIERDPTDPTGAGDSYRAGFLKPYLEGEPLEYCGKLASAVSSFIVEAQGCQTNVPTLEMAKERMKNSLE, from the coding sequence TTGAGGAAACAAAGAGATTTACTGGCCATTGGACACACTGCACTTGACTACATAATTCAGGTTAACGAATTCCCACTACCTAACTCTGCTACTACCATTAATAACATGCGTACCTTTCATGGGGGCGCTGCTGCCAATGTTGCCGTGGTCGCGTCCTCACTGGGTTTAGAATCGTCCCTGGTGTCTGCTGTGGGAGGAGACTTTCCAGGATCAGACTATCAAAATCATTTAGAAAAACTCCAGATCAACATCAACGACATGATAATTGTTGAGGAAGATAAAACACCCACTGCATTCGTTTTAACTGATACAAACGATGATCAGATATTTTACTTTTACTGGGGTGCTGCCAGTAGGTTTAAAGAATCCTCGGTCCCTGAAGAGGCCATCATGAATGTTCAGGCAGTGCATCTGGCAACCGGAGACCCCACCTTCAACTGCCGATGTGGTGAATTCGCCCGTGAAAGTGATAAAATCATCTCTTTCGATCCAGGACAGGACCTGCATATGTACTCACCCCAGGATCTGCTGGATGTTCTGAAAATATGTGATATTCTCTTTGGAAACCATCATGAAATCGGACGCATTCTGGAAAGCATCAATATGAACATTGACCAGTTAAGAGATTACGGCCCTTCCATTGTGGTGGAAACCAGGGGCAGAAATGGTAGTGTTATCTACTCTGATGAGAAGATCCAGATAGATGCCATAGAACGGGACCCCACTGACCCTACCGGTGCTGGGGACTCTTACCGGGCAGGATTCCTGAAACCATACCTGGAAGGAGAACCATTGGAGTACTGTGGTAAACTGGCTTCTGCTGTGTCTTCATTCATTGTAGAAGCACAAGGATGCCAGACTAATGTTCCAACCCTTGAAATGGCTAAAGAAAGAATGAAAAACTCTTTAGAATAA
- the thiC gene encoding phosphomethylpyrimidine synthase, which translates to MTQMDDARKGIITDEMKSVAENENVDAEFIRKSVANGTIAIPSNKGREVKAVGIGAGLRTKVNATIGTSTDICDFDMEEEKAKIAIANNADTLMELSVGGDLDEIRRRILKVSDIPVGSVPVYQAAFETIREKGAAIYMDEDVMFKAIEKQAKDGIDFMAIHCSVNMETLKRLKRQGREGGLVSRGGALVSAWMVENEVENPLYKNFDYILEIAKEYDFCMSMANAMRAGAIADSTDRAGVQELIILGELIDRAREAGVQTIVEGPGHIPLNEIKANVVIQKKLCRQAPFYMLGPIVTDIAPAYDHIVSSIGASQSAAAGADFICYVTPAEHLALPGPEDVKMGVIASRIGAYVGDMAKGIHNGEKDLEMANARKKLNWEAQYNAAICPSDARAIRDARPPEDPDTCTMCGSYCAIKIVNEWLDEAPTEVFE; encoded by the coding sequence ATGACACAAATGGACGACGCAAGAAAAGGGATAATAACCGACGAAATGAAATCCGTCGCAGAAAATGAAAATGTTGACGCTGAATTCATCCGAAAATCTGTAGCTAATGGTACCATTGCTATTCCCAGTAACAAAGGAAGGGAAGTGAAAGCTGTTGGTATTGGAGCCGGACTCCGAACTAAAGTCAACGCTACCATTGGAACTTCCACTGATATCTGTGACTTTGACATGGAAGAAGAAAAGGCCAAAATTGCTATTGCTAATAACGCTGATACTTTAATGGAACTTTCTGTGGGTGGAGACCTGGATGAGATCAGGCGAAGAATACTGAAAGTATCCGATATACCAGTGGGAAGTGTGCCTGTATACCAGGCAGCATTTGAAACAATCCGCGAAAAGGGTGCAGCTATTTACATGGACGAAGATGTCATGTTCAAGGCCATTGAAAAACAGGCCAAAGACGGTATCGACTTCATGGCCATTCACTGCAGTGTGAACATGGAAACCCTCAAACGTCTCAAACGTCAGGGCAGAGAAGGTGGACTGGTGAGCCGTGGTGGAGCATTGGTATCTGCCTGGATGGTGGAAAACGAAGTGGAAAACCCATTATATAAGAACTTTGATTACATCCTGGAAATCGCCAAGGAATACGACTTTTGTATGTCCATGGCCAACGCCATGAGAGCAGGAGCCATTGCCGATTCCACAGATCGAGCTGGAGTGCAGGAACTCATCATCCTCGGTGAATTAATAGACCGGGCAAGGGAAGCAGGTGTGCAGACCATTGTGGAAGGCCCTGGTCACATACCATTAAATGAAATTAAAGCCAACGTGGTTATCCAGAAAAAACTGTGCCGTCAAGCTCCATTCTACATGTTAGGGCCTATTGTAACTGATATAGCACCGGCCTACGATCACATTGTTTCATCCATTGGTGCATCCCAGTCGGCAGCTGCTGGAGCAGACTTCATCTGCTACGTTACCCCTGCCGAGCACCTGGCACTCCCCGGACCAGAAGACGTGAAAATGGGAGTTATAGCCAGTCGTATCGGAGCATACGTTGGTGACATGGCCAAGGGAATACACAACGGTGAAAAGGACCTGGAAATGGCTAACGCCCGGAAAAAACTTAACTGGGAAGCCCAGTACAATGCCGCTATCTGTCCTTCTGATGCCAGAGCAATAAGAGATGCCAGACCACCAGAAGACCCAGACACCTGTACCATGTGCGGAAGCTACTGTGCTATTAAGATCGTGAATGAATGGCTGGATGAAGCCCCAACTGAAGTATTCGAATAA
- the lysS gene encoding lysine--tRNA ligase, translated as MKHWTERIASDLTNWDVEKHVVASGTSISGSIHIGNSCDVFIANAVGKSLQKLGEDSKTIWIADDHDPLRKVPYPLPESYEKYLGIPYSQIPCPEGCCENFVEHFQKPFLETLPVFGIELETYSGFKMYQDGVYNDYIKKSLERAPKIREIFNQYREHPLASDWLPYNPICTECGRVNTTTAYDYQGDTVFYRCQCGHEGELNIKSGEGKLTWRVEWAARWKIFGVTCEPFGKDHAASGGSYDVSKVISQEIFDYRAPYPVPYEWITLKGEAMSKSHGVFFTPGQWLEIGAPETLNYFLFRSKPLKHKDFDPGMSFLDFIDQYDRVERIHYHAEEAASEKEMEKLGKIYEVSQINTNESMPFQTSYRFLTVARQITDDPEKIFAILKRNSQLSADMEGKEYSDLSEDAQARLRSRLENVENWLEKYAPEFVKFSVQKTLPDVQLNENQDAFLLQVAELLENNDYTSSQELHDGMYNIINELGLKPPKAFQAIYKTIIGKKQGPRAASFVLSLDKDFVIKRFRREA; from the coding sequence TTGAAACACTGGACTGAACGAATTGCATCTGATCTGACTAACTGGGACGTTGAAAAACACGTTGTAGCCAGCGGAACATCAATATCTGGCTCTATACATATTGGAAATTCCTGTGACGTTTTCATAGCCAATGCCGTGGGTAAATCCCTGCAAAAGCTGGGCGAAGACTCCAAGACCATCTGGATTGCCGATGACCACGACCCACTGAGAAAGGTTCCCTACCCCCTCCCAGAATCATACGAAAAGTACCTGGGAATTCCTTACTCCCAGATCCCCTGTCCTGAGGGTTGCTGCGAAAACTTCGTGGAACACTTCCAAAAACCATTCCTGGAAACATTACCAGTATTTGGAATAGAACTGGAAACCTATTCCGGGTTTAAAATGTACCAGGATGGGGTTTACAACGATTATATTAAAAAATCACTGGAAAGAGCCCCCAAGATCAGGGAAATATTCAACCAGTACCGGGAACATCCCCTGGCCAGTGATTGGTTACCCTACAATCCCATCTGTACCGAGTGTGGCCGGGTGAACACCACCACTGCCTACGATTACCAGGGAGACACTGTTTTCTACCGGTGCCAGTGCGGGCATGAGGGTGAACTGAACATCAAATCTGGTGAGGGAAAACTCACCTGGCGTGTGGAATGGGCTGCCCGTTGGAAGATCTTCGGTGTGACCTGTGAACCATTTGGAAAGGACCATGCAGCCAGTGGAGGTTCATATGATGTGAGTAAAGTCATATCCCAGGAGATATTCGATTACAGAGCACCATACCCCGTGCCCTATGAATGGATCACCCTTAAAGGTGAAGCCATGAGTAAATCCCATGGAGTTTTCTTCACCCCTGGACAGTGGCTGGAAATAGGCGCCCCTGAAACCCTGAATTATTTCTTATTCCGCAGTAAACCCCTTAAACATAAGGATTTTGACCCCGGAATGTCTTTCCTGGACTTCATTGACCAGTATGACCGGGTGGAAAGGATCCACTACCATGCTGAAGAGGCTGCTTCAGAGAAGGAAATGGAGAAACTAGGGAAAATCTATGAAGTGTCCCAGATCAACACTAATGAATCCATGCCCTTCCAGACATCCTATCGTTTCCTCACTGTAGCCCGACAGATAACCGATGATCCAGAGAAGATCTTCGCAATACTCAAACGGAATTCACAGCTAAGTGCAGATATGGAAGGTAAGGAATACTCTGATCTATCTGAAGATGCCCAGGCCAGACTCAGATCACGCCTAGAAAATGTGGAAAACTGGCTTGAAAAATATGCACCGGAATTCGTTAAATTCAGTGTCCAGAAAACATTACCCGATGTACAGTTAAACGAAAATCAGGATGCTTTCCTGTTACAGGTGGCAGAACTCCTGGAAAACAATGATTACACCTCTTCACAGGAACTCCATGATGGAATGTACAACATAATAAATGAACTGGGATTAAAACCACCCAAGGCATTTCAGGCAATTTACAAGACCATAATTGGTAAAAAACAGGGCCCAAGGGCGGCTTCATTCGTATTATCCCTTGACAAAGACTTTGTTATCAAGAGGTTCCGCAGGGAGGCTTAA
- a CDS encoding UGSC family (seleno)protein, whose product MKVQLVEREVLDPVGLVQADKLKVNPLPEDFEKASIINNTKPGAGIILDILRESLGNREFIKVKKPAGAPSTQKQIDEASSGEIAILALGDCGSCTSWVILDAIRLEKMGIPTISICSTHFAPFARELAKSHGMDELRILEIEHPIAGLSDEEVEEKTRKLIPSFLYLLQIP is encoded by the coding sequence TTGAAAGTTCAGCTGGTTGAACGGGAGGTTCTTGATCCGGTGGGATTGGTTCAAGCCGATAAATTAAAGGTAAACCCCTTACCAGAGGACTTTGAAAAAGCTTCCATAATCAATAACACCAAGCCCGGCGCGGGGATTATACTGGACATTTTAAGAGAGTCCCTGGGGAACCGGGAATTTATAAAGGTTAAAAAACCAGCTGGCGCACCTTCTACTCAAAAACAGATTGATGAAGCATCTTCTGGAGAAATTGCCATCCTTGCTTTAGGGGACTGTGGTTCCTGCACCAGCTGGGTTATACTGGATGCCATTCGCCTGGAAAAAATGGGAATACCCACCATTTCCATCTGTTCAACACATTTTGCTCCATTCGCCCGTGAACTGGCCAAATCTCATGGAATGGATGAATTAAGAATTTTAGAAATTGAACATCCCATAGCTGGTCTTTCTGATGAAGAAGTGGAAGAAAAAACCAGGAAACTGATTCCATCTTTCTTATATTTACTGCAAATACCATAA